The genomic interval AGGTGGCAGCGCCGTGGGTGAAGGTTCCGACGATTCGAGCATTGAGTGGATAGCTCTGGTCGTAAGAGTAGATGGACTTCAGCAGACCATAGGCCTGGGGATTCAGAGCCTCGGCAGAGGCTGTTCCACACAGGCCACACAGCAGAATCGCAATCAGACATTTGCTCATGGTGCTCACCCTGGATCGATCGAAGGGTGCATCGTACCCGCGTCGGCAGTTCATCGCTCCCGATACTGCTCTTCACCAAACAGTATCGAGCGGTGTGCATCATCAAAGCCCTGCAGCCCGCCCTGGATGATCTCCGGCCGCACTTTTTCATCGAAGGCCACCAGACCGCGACGCACCGCGGGTCGTTCCCGCAAACCCCGGGCCCAGGCCTGCAGGTGCGGGCGTTCACCCGGGGACGCATCGAGGCGGCCTGCCACCCAGGGCAGCACACAGATGTCCGCGATGGTATAGGTCTCATCGACAAAATAAGTGCGTGTGGCCAGGTGCTGGTCCATCACCCGCATCAGGCGCTCAGTCTCGCGTTTGTAACGATCGATGGCGTAGGGGTGTTTGTCCTTCGCGTAATAGTAGAAGTGCGCAAACTGACCGAACATTGGACCCACACCGGCCATCTGGAACATGATCCACTGCATCATCATGTGGCGTCCGGTCGCCGTCGGTGGCAGAAAAAGGCCCGTCTTCTCCGCCAGATAGATCAGGATGGCGCCACTCTCCCAAAGGGTGATGGGTGCTCCGTCCGGCCCTTCGGAGTCCCGCAGAACCGGAAACTTGTTGTTCGGGTTCAGCGCCAGAAACTCGGGCCTGAACTGATCCCCGGCCAGCATATCGACATACTCCCAGCGCCAGTCGAGTCCCGACTCTTCGAGGAAGATCGAAATTTTCCGTGCGTTCGGTGTCGGTCCACCCCAGAGTTCGATCATGATTAGCCTTCCCTGTACCCATCATTTCAGCCTGACAGGAGACAGCATGCCTATCCCAACCCTGCGAAATCAACGCGTTGTGGTGATCGGAGGCACTTCCGGCATCGGTTTCGCGGTTGCGCGAAGCGCTCTCGCCGAAGGCGCCGATGTCATCGTCGGTTCGAGCAGTGCAGCCAGAGTCACGGACGCGGTAAAAAGGCTGGGCGGCACCGCCAGCGGTGCTGCCGTCGATGTCAGGGATGAAGCCAGCGTGGCCGAGTTCTTCAAGCCCATCGGCAGCTTCGATCACCTGGCCTACACCGCAGGAGACTGGGGTCCGAATCGTGGCGGCGGAACGGTTGCCCAGATGGATCTTGCAGGCGCAAACCCGACCTTCAGGGTTCGATTCTGGGGTGCGTTGATCGCCATCAGACATGCCCAGCCCCATCTGTGCACCCGGGGTTCGATCACCCTCACAAACGGCATGATCGCCCATCGACCGCGCAAGGAGGCCGCGCTGAGCAGTGCCATGGCGGGCGCCATCGAGCACCTGACCCGGGCGCTGGCGGTCGACCTCGCGCCACTGCGGGTGAACGCAGTCTGTCCCGGTTACGTGCTGACCGAAGTCTGGGACAGCATCCCGGCGGATCGGCGGGAAGCACAGCTGCAGCGGATGACCGCGCGCCAGCCCCTGGCCCGGGCGGGAGATCCGGATGAGGTCGCCCAGGCCTATCTCTATCTGATGCGCGGCGGCTTTACGACCGGACAGGTACTGGTCGTCGACGGCGGGATGGCCCTGGTCTAGTGGTGCGCTGCAGGCGCGTAACCCGAACATTCAAAGTAGTTTGCAAGCTAAGCATTTTCGCTTAAGGTCAGATTCCAACACTTCCGGAGGACGATCTTATGGCCAACTGGCAGCGGCAGTTTGTTTCCATGGCTTCACCCACCGGTGCGCGCAACGGCGCCGGTTTCTACCCCTGCCAGGGGCTCTACTACAGTCCCGAGGGCAAGCGGCCGAAGACGGCGCTCATCGCCACCCATTACAACGTGGACTTCAGCGAACACTATCTCGGCGAGTTCATGGCAAAGCGGGGTGTCGGCTTTCTCGGCTGGAATACCCGCTTCCGCGGTAACGAAGCTTTTTTCCTGCTCGAACACGCTCTGGTCGATATCGGCGCAGGCGTACGCTGGCTGAAGGAAACCGCGGGGGTGGAGCAGGTAGTGATCCTGGGAAATTCCGGAGGTGGTTCACTGATGGGTGCTTATCAGTCCCAGGCCCTCGGGGTGACCATGACCCCCACCCCAGGACTCAAGCTGCCGGATGCGCTGCAGGACCTGATTCCGGCGGATCTGTACATCTCGCTGTGTGCACACCTCGGCCGCCCCGAGGTGCTCACCGCCTGGTTCGATCCATCCATCACGGATGAAACCGACCCAGCCAGCATCGACCCCGCACTCAACATGTTCGACCCGGCCAATGGACCGCCGTACTCCCCGTCCTTCATCGCGAAATATCGGGCTGCCCAGGAAGCGCGCAATGATCGGATCACCGCCTGGTGTCACAGCGAGCTGGCGCGGCTGCAGAAACTCGGCATGACCGACCGGGCGTTCAATCTGTACCGCACCTGGGCCGATCTGCGGCTTATGGATGGCACCATCGATCCCTCGGAACGGCAGGTCGGTCGCTGCTACGCGGGAGATCCGAAGACGGCGAATTTCGCACCGCGCGGCATCGGCCTCACCAATACACTGCGAACCTGGCTGTCGATGTGGAGCCTCAAGGAGTCCCACTGTCGGGGGGCCCCGCATCTCAACCGTATTACCCAGCCCGCGCTGGTCGTGCAGAGCACGGGGGATACCGGCGTCTTCCCGAGCGACGCGAAATCCATTTACGAAGAGCTGGCCAGCACGGACAAAACTCTTGAGATGATACCGGGCGATCACTATCTGGAAAGCCCGGACAACGCCCGCGACGATGTTGCAGATCTGATCGTCGACTGGCTGAAGCGCTATGGCGCCTGAGCACAACTTCGCAATCTGGGAGAAGACACTGTGATCAACCTGCCTGTTCTACCAGCGTCGCTCGTTGGCAGCTACGCACAGCCTTCCTGGCTGATCGACCGGCAACGTCTGAACGAACGGCTGCCACCCAGAGTTCTGCTCAACGCGCTCTGGCAGATCCCTCCGGAGCGGCTTGCCGAGGCGCAGAACGATGCGACTGTGCTCGCCCTGGAGGATCAGCACCGGGCCGGACTGGACATCGTGACCGACGGTGAGATGCGTCGCGAAAGTTATTCCAACCGATTCGCCAATGCCCTCAACGGGGTGGATATCGATCACCCCGGGGAAGCGGTTGATCGCACGGGAAAAACCGTCCCGGTGCCGCGTGTCGTCGGCGAGGTTTCCCGCCGCGAACCTGTGGAAGCACCTTTCATAGCCTTGCTCAAGCAGCACACGGACAAACCGATAAAAATCACACTTCCAGGGCCATTCACCATGGCTCAACAGGCGCAGAACGACTACTACCCGGACATCGGTACGCTGGCGATGGCCTATGCGGCAGCGGTCAACGAGGAGCTGCGCGATCTGTTTGCCGCGGGTGTCGACATTGTGCAGCTGGATGAACCCTATGTGCAGGCACGACCGGAAGCGGCTCGTGAATATGCGGTCGCAGCCATCGACCGCGCTCTGGCAGGTGCGACCGGGCCAACCGTGCTGCACGTGTGCTTCGGATACGGCAAACATGTGGCTGACAAGCCGGCAGGCTACGCCTTTCTCGGCGAACTCGACAGCTGCAGTGCGGATGAAATTTCCATCGAGTGTGCCCAGCCGAGATTGAAGATGGATCTGCTCCAGGCACTGCCGCACAAGAAAGTACATGTCGGAGTGATCGATCTCCGCGACCTCACGCCGGAAACTCCCGAAGTGGTGGCCGAGCGTATCCGCGCGGCGCTCGAGTTTCTGCCTGCGGAACGGATGGTCATCGCGCCGGATTGCGGGATGAAATACCTGCCAAGGGATGTCGCCTACACGAAACTCACAAACATGGTGCTGGGTCGCAACATCGTGCGCGACTCTCTGACCGGATGATGCAGATGAGCGAAGACAAACGACACATCGTGATCGTCACCTTTGTGACAGAGCCGGACACTCAGGATGAGGCACTGGAGAAGATCGGCGCCTATGTCGGCAGCTTTCTGAGCAGGCAGCCCGGCTTCGTCGAGAGTTTCCTGCACAAAGGGCTGGACGGTACCAGCATCGTGCACTACGCAAAGTGGCAGTCGGAGGCGGACTTCAAGGCTGCCGGAGAGAAAGCACGGGCGCATCCCGATCTGCCCGCTCTGCTGGTCTACCAGCCGAAGGGCCTGGGCTACCGGGTCTGGTCCACCTACTGAGCAGCCCGTTCCGCAAGCGCATCTTGCTCCGCAAGCGCATCTTGCTCCGCAAGCGCATCTTGCTCCGCAAGCGCATCTTGCTCCGCAAGCGCATCTTGCTCCGCAAGCTGGGCGCGGATCGCAGCAAGGCTGCGCCAGAGAATGAGCCCACCCAGCGGACAGAGTATGGCCGCGCACAGGGCTATGGATTTACCGATGGCTTCGTCGTAGCCGAACACATAGTCGGTGGTCGCTGCCACCAGTGTCGGCCCCAGTCCAAGCCCGATCAGATTCGATACCAGCATGTACAGGGCGATCACCTGACCGCGCATCCGGTTCGGCGCCATCAACTGCAGAGTGCCACCACTGACACCGCCCTGAAATGCGGAGAAGAACACCGCGAGGGCCATCAGCAGGATGGCCGCCAGATCATTACTCGTGAATCCGAGGGCGACTGTGCAGGGAGTGATGCAGACGATACTGACCAGAATGGTCCGCACGTAAGCATCTCGGGTTCCGCGCAACATCCAGGCATCCGCAATCGTGCCCGCCAGGAGCAGACCGGCAGTCCCGGCACCGATCATGATCAGACCGAACGTCCAGCCTGCCTGCGCCGGGCTGTAAGCAAAGGTGCGGATGAAATAGGTGGGCCCCCAGAGATTCAGGGCATACACAACCATGATGAAAAGTGAGACACCGAAGATGTGGCCGCCGAAAGCCGCCTTCCGCTGCCAGAGATAGCCGACTACTTCAGGCAGCGGGATTGCCGCGGTATCTGTACCCGCCAGCCCGCGCCGTGGAGGCTCGCGGATCGTGAGAAAGACCAGCAGGGCGACCAGCAGACCCGGCAGCCCGACAATGAAGAACGTCAGCTGCCAGCCTTCCACCGGGCCGAGCACGGGCAACACCACCTGACCCATGCTCGTCACATAGGCAACCACCGCCCCGCCGAGCATGTAGGCAAAGCCGGAGCCCAGCGTCACACCGATCATGTAAACCGAGAGCGCTCTGCCAAGAACCGTCTTCGGGAAGTAGTCGGTGATCATGGAATAGGCACCCGGCGCGAGCGTCGCTTCGCCGACACCCACTCCGACACGGGCAATGAACAGGGTCCAGAATCCACGTGCCAGTCCGCACAGCGCAGTCATCGCACACCAGACCGCAATACCTGCGGCGATCAGATTACGCCGGTTCCGGCTGTCTGCGATGCGCGCCAGCGGAAGACCCATGATCGCGTAGAAGAGGGAGAACGCCAGACCAGCCAGCAGACTGTACTGGGTGTCGGAGATCTGGAAGCTCTCGCGGATGGGCCCCACGAGCAGGCCCATGATCATGCGATCGAGGAAGGAAAACGCCTGGGCAAGCAGGAGTACGGCTACCACATACCAGGCGTATCCGAGGCTGGCACTTTTCAATTCATACCAGCCTCTGGCTCAAACGCACCCGTGCCGAACTCGTTCCCTCTACTTCTGGTATGCGAGCGTCAGGCCATAGGTCCGCGGCAGACCCCAG from Pseudomonadales bacterium carries:
- a CDS encoding glutathione S-transferase N-terminal domain-containing protein; amino-acid sequence: MIELWGGPTPNARKISIFLEESGLDWRWEYVDMLAGDQFRPEFLALNPNNKFPVLRDSEGPDGAPITLWESGAILIYLAEKTGLFLPPTATGRHMMMQWIMFQMAGVGPMFGQFAHFYYYAKDKHPYAIDRYKRETERLMRVMDQHLATRTYFVDETYTIADICVLPWVAGRLDASPGERPHLQAWARGLRERPAVRRGLVAFDEKVRPEIIQGGLQGFDDAHRSILFGEEQYRER
- a CDS encoding SDR family oxidoreductase gives rise to the protein MPIPTLRNQRVVVIGGTSGIGFAVARSALAEGADVIVGSSSAARVTDAVKRLGGTASGAAVDVRDEASVAEFFKPIGSFDHLAYTAGDWGPNRGGGTVAQMDLAGANPTFRVRFWGALIAIRHAQPHLCTRGSITLTNGMIAHRPRKEAALSSAMAGAIEHLTRALAVDLAPLRVNAVCPGYVLTEVWDSIPADRREAQLQRMTARQPLARAGDPDEVAQAYLYLMRGGFTTGQVLVVDGGMALV
- a CDS encoding antibiotic biosynthesis monooxygenase — encoded protein: MSEDKRHIVIVTFVTEPDTQDEALEKIGAYVGSFLSRQPGFVESFLHKGLDGTSIVHYAKWQSEADFKAAGEKARAHPDLPALLVYQPKGLGYRVWSTY
- a CDS encoding MFS transporter, translated to MKSASLGYAWYVVAVLLLAQAFSFLDRMIMGLLVGPIRESFQISDTQYSLLAGLAFSLFYAIMGLPLARIADSRNRRNLIAAGIAVWCAMTALCGLARGFWTLFIARVGVGVGEATLAPGAYSMITDYFPKTVLGRALSVYMIGVTLGSGFAYMLGGAVVAYVTSMGQVVLPVLGPVEGWQLTFFIVGLPGLLVALLVFLTIREPPRRGLAGTDTAAIPLPEVVGYLWQRKAAFGGHIFGVSLFIMVVYALNLWGPTYFIRTFAYSPAQAGWTFGLIMIGAGTAGLLLAGTIADAWMLRGTRDAYVRTILVSIVCITPCTVALGFTSNDLAAILLMALAVFFSAFQGGVSGGTLQLMAPNRMRGQVIALYMLVSNLIGLGLGPTLVAATTDYVFGYDEAIGKSIALCAAILCPLGGLILWRSLAAIRAQLAEQDALAEQDALAEQDALAEQDALAEQDALAERAAQ